The genomic region ATTTCATAATGAATTctatttcaaataatatatatatatatatatatatatatatatatatattaataataattgtaagtaGCAAGCAAGACGAGAAAATTGCTCCCTGacgttatttttatttttatttttttgatgttttctttaaatatttttttatatcaaatttagttgaataatataaatttttttccatattttatCAATGTTTTGTAATGGAAAAAAGTTATAAGAGAAATAtaggattcaaaaaaaaatattataagtgGAATATAGAATATCATTTAAATTGAACTCTAAATTTTAGATGCACAAAtggttacaaacttacaatatGACTTAAAATGGTtataatttgatcattttataagtttaacaaaaattgacACATATTGTacatgggatttttttttattactaaaattCATTACATGAGAATTAAGTGAAATTTCGACAATGAAGAAATTATAACACGGATtataaaaatcataacaaaaaaaaaaaaaaaaaaaaaaaacacaatataatgCTTATGTTATTTTATAGGTAATATTAAAATACCATTTTGAATTCACAAGAGTGCcggtgttttattttattttattatgtagaaTGGTCTTACATATAATGTGTGGGCATATATAACGAGAATCTTATAGTATTCACACTTGAATGGAGACATATATGTTAGTTATAACTTTTATATACACAGGACGGCTTGATGCATTTGGAGGCCTAAGACGAAAATTGattatcttattttaaatacaaaattactactaattaatatgaactacatataattttttcttttttatagaaattttatagacaaaaaaaaagacaaaatttttcatacttattgatgtggcagattgatagtgataaataaaagaatagtATTAGTGGTAGACTTaaatgagaactagtaaaaatttgctaactcaactcatattattattattattattttttataagtgtagtattcacaatattttttacaacaaatcttaggttttaaattgccttttgttttctatttgaaaatatcactataattattttttttttccatcaataACATGTtgtaacaacctactacttagtattagttgtaaaagtgttgtgaaaaatattgtggactttgaatttttctctattttttatttgattttcatttggtaaaaaaatattattttatttattaattataaataaccatattggttaaaatttggggacctttttattatttggaGCCTTAGGCGACTACATTTCTTGCTGACCTATTCAGCCAGCCCTGTATATATAGGAAGGGATGAGTTTAAGTTACAtacttggtgtaactctaaacaatgttacaacatttaataacttgttattgaattcattTCTTAAAAGTTATCACTGTTAGATTATAGTATCTTTGAATATTCtacatacttgcaaaatttcaaggtaattaaAAACTGACagttatgttatcaattaattgtttaaattcaattgtaacttaaaataatatataaaagatgagtttatggattaaatggtaaataatatttgattgacatgaaaatttacatgcatgttaaaaatatatagaacatgtaatccatcggttgaatatttaaatattaaatttaataataaattattaaatggtataacattttttaaagttacataAAATGTAACATGCATTTGCCCAACtcatagaaagagagagataaagttCCAATCATTATACGTAAGGGACTTTGGCAGTTTGGCCTTGGCCTAGTCTACAAGACTGTGAGGTTCAATCATTTTACGTCAGCGACTTTGGCAGTTTGGCCTTGGCTTAATTTCTAATACTGCGTagaccaaattaaaatttgaacaaGTAGTCTTAAAGAATATATTTATGTTGTTGGGAGATTGCGATTTATACAAAGTTGCACATCATTTAATGTAATTAATTGTATTATAATGAGATTATAATTTTGGGAAGGTCCAAAACTCATAATACTGAGCTGAAGTGctttcaataatttaaagaaaaaagaaaaacactgtTTTGTATATTTTGAGTGGAACAATCACAGGAGCAGCTGCTggttataattttgttttcttgtgcCTATGCTAATATGTTAACAATTCGATACTTAAATAATGGACATTGATGGTGGAATTCAAAATGAGTAACGCCACTATATATATGCTATAAGGCACTTGATATTTGATGGTTATAACTAATGAAGCTTTTTATCTGATTAATACTATTTTCTCATTTGAGTTACTTGAGAACTGAGATGTAACTAAGGGGGTgtctgcaattttttttttttttttttttttttgaggaaatggAGGTGTCTGCAATTGACTTCAccactttgttcttttttagttaaatatataTGGGGAGGGTAGTGTGTTAATGAGATTTGAACCCCTCTCTCAAAGTCCACCTTCATTGTATTATTGATTCACTCCATTTAGTCATTGACTCGTTCTGATGACTTTATCAAAGTCTCAGCATCATGGACTCTAGAGCTTGACGTCATAGATAACTGTGGCAAATATTATACAAATATAAGTAACATCCGGTATATGATTTGAACGGGTCTATCTTAATTTTCTAATGCATATAAAATTCCAGCATCTACTAAAATTCCACTGTGTACTGCACTGGACATGAGCtttgtcataaaataaataaataaataaaattagcaTCTATATATAGGAAGTTTTTTTGTACAACAACACAGTAAACTCCTCTTCCCAGAAAATATTGGGTGCTGTATGGGTTTCCAATTCCACAAGATGCTTTTGCAAGTCACATGGGTTGCTGTGTTATTATCATTGACCACTTCAGCCTCAGCTGTACTATATCCATCAGCCCTACCTAATTGTCAGAACAGTTGTGGAGGTGTAGAAATTCCATATCCTTTTGGAATGAATGAAGGATGTTACCTAGATGAAAGTTTTTCCATCACTTGTGATAACTCGACAAGCCAACCTACGTATGGAGATGTCATTGTTAAAAACATTTCCATCGAAGACCACAATATAGAGATCTTGGCCTACACAGCCAGGGACTGTTACAACAACACTGGTGCACTTGTGAATAATAGCAATCACCCCACTCTCTGGTCACTTTATTTCACAATTTCTGACACTCAAAACATGTTCATGGCCGTCGGGTGTGACACTTACGCATACCTTGATGGTTTTAAGAACAATGAATCTTTCTCCCTCGGCTGCACGTCGGTATGTGTAGACGCTAGCAACGTGGTCAATGGCTCTTGCTCTGGGATCGGGTGTTGCCAGACGGAAATTCCAAAAGGAATGAAAAATATTACATTGGAAGCACATAGCTTTAATAGTCATTTAAAAGTATGGAATTTTAATCCATGCAGCTATTCCTTTATTGTGCAAAAGGACAAGTTCGATTTCTCAACTGATTCCCTTCAAACTCTTCCAGAAAAGATGCCAATGGTTCTTGATTGGGCAGTCGGAAATGAAACATGGGCGGTCGGTAATGAAACATGTGATGTGAACACAAAGAATTACTCATGTGGAGGGAATAGCACTTGTACGGGTTCCGAAAATGGAGGATACTTTTGCCTCTGCTTGGATGGTTACCGTGGGAACCCATACCTCAAAGACGGTTGCCAAGGTATTCTTCTGGTATAATTTTGATATAGTCAACTATAAATGGCAGAGAATTACTTTCACTAACTACGCCAGAATTGTGATATAAAAATTGTGTTCACGAACTTTTTTATAACCCTTGCTTGTATTTATATTTCCTCAAAGTTACTAAAATGTGGGCTTTGTTACCACCAGATATTGACGAATGCAAAGAGGGCAATAACAACTGCACCAGCAAAAACACTAATTGTGTTAATGACCCAGGAAGTTATTATTGTGTGTGCAGCGTGGGGTACCATTTTGATGACGGAGGGGCATGTGTCCATCCATCATCCAATCTAGCAATTAAGCTCGCCATTGGTAAGTATATTTAATTATGGAAAATTCTTGTTGtgtataaactattttacacaatattatatatactctaaaaaataactgaaattgtgactttaaatcatggttttataggtattttttattgtgtaaaaCAATTTGTATGTATTAAATACAACACTTTAATTACTAATTTATATTGTGGTGCATTCTTGAAAAATGCTTATTGAGTTTGCAGTTGATTGTCAATTACGACtgtaccatatatatatatatatatatatatgagtaaattaatttattaatttgtactTCAAGAGTACATCTTTATGATATTCTCTTCTCTCACATAATAATGAACTTTATTACCTAAATTTATAGTGAGAGTCATCATTGATTGTGAAGAATATTCACACAATAAAAGTCTAgtgacataaaaaaatttcataactttTCTTATAATGTTTGACATTTTATGTTATGACTGGTGGAttgtaaaaaaaagtgttattatGAATTTATCTAAAAGTAATGTTTCAATTTTAAcctctttgttttaattataaCTTCTTAACAACTTATgacaagttcatcaaaaaatttGACTCTATAGCTAGCATCACTTACATTATAGAATTGTGTGATAGCActcaatattattaaaattatatctatGGGCTTAACCTACTGCCTTAAGTTATgtcttttatattatataaattcttTAATTAGAATCTCCCTAATGTGTTATTTATCCAACACTAACAAAATTCCATATGATTAAGacactttttttccccctaaactATAATTATTTGTAGTTATATCTCAGATGGTTGaaactaggggtggcaaaatttgacacgacccgcgaacccgacacgacacgacacgaaattagcaggttatgggttgaggcttaacgggttcgtgtcatattcgggttgacacgactaacccgtttaataaatgggttgggttagggttgaacacatagaacctgtttgacccgtctgacccgtttaattaaatgatattttaccaatatacccttcaaactctaggtatataaacttattagttgttgtgatttattttctttgacatattgtgattgattatttgtgatattgagatatgctttaactttgaatgattatttgtgatgcagttactcgttagttctaaattttatattaacaatatttatttgtttgttttttcattaatttttatttttcattttgataaaatctgataaacaggtcgacacgactgacccgtttaataaatgggtcgtgttagggttgagaaatcttgacccgtttaataaacaggtcgggttagtgttgacctatgtagtcgaatactcatgacttgacacgacacgaacccaacacgcgaacacgaattgccacccctagttgAAACAATCAAATTAGGGGGAAAAAACCCTCAAATGGTTGAGGTAAGTGCCATTACcatttttaagggaaaaaaaaaaaaagagatttaattttttactgtTGCAAAATGATAAATAGTAAGAGTCATGCAACAtctacaaactattttacaacattttattttataatatttttacaaaatgtttatGTGGCTcacaattaatattattttttcatttactaataatcgTTCACTACATTAGcagtttgtatatttttttttataaaataatttttttctctagcattattttaatagtaataaagaatgatagtttgtctggaaaaatgaAAGGTAATTTgaattgtaattcttttttgtttagattGGTTGGGTTAGAACTTCCACATAATATTGGCATCTTTTCTTCAACTTATCGTTGGATTGAGATTTTGTCAATCCAATTAGTTAGtattatcaggaaaaaaaaaaaaaagcaaaagtgGGTTATTCAATGTGGTGGGAAATAATTTAAAATCATTGCCCATGTGTtcaatacaaaattaaataaataatcttgAACTTTTAATATTTGACTTAACTCAATTTGTTTACCAACctaatttttagtttatatttataaatttatagaataaatgtattccattattttttgtttattttttatttacttttggttatcatcaaataaaaagattaaattgaAATACTGTAATATGATATATTTAATTGAAGTCTGACCAATCTGGAAATATCTGCATGGAATGAGAGAATGGGAATAGAGAGTGAAAtagtcatctctctctctctctctctctctctctctctctctctgtgaagAAAGCTAATActctcaaaatctttttttttttggaatggtAATACTCTCAAAATTGATCTCTTATattgtcaaattttattatattttatctttatttttacattgtgagaaagaaagtttttctttattgttaCTAACCTCTCTTGTTCTCTTCTTTAGCATTTTAACTTCCAAatataatatagatttaaaTTGAATTGATTCCCAAATTTtcgaaaagaaaaagaaactataCAACGTCTcttagtgtatatatatatatggagtaTTACATTTGTTTCTTTCAAATACAGGTATTGGCATATGCATTATAGCTATGCTTGTCTGTAGCTCTTCGCTGTACTTGATAGTAAATCAAAGAAAGCTAATGAAGCTTAAACAAAGTTTCTTTCAGCAGAATGGTGGTTTAATATTACAACAACAACTCTCTAGACAAGATAATTCAACTAACGTGGTGAAAATCTTTACAACAGAAGAGTTGGAGAAGGCTACCAACAATTATGATGAAAATCTAATCATTGGTCGAGGAGGGTTTGGTACTGTTTATAAAGGATTTTTACCAGATGATAGAATTGTGGCCGTTAAGAAGTCAAAAATAGTAGATCAAAGCCAAATTGAGCAGTTCATCAATGAGTTAATTGTACTTTCTCAAATTAATCACACAAATGTGGTTAAACTATTGGGTTGTTGTTTGGAGACACAAGTTCCTTTGCTAGTTTATGAATTTGTACCCAATGGTACTCTCTTTGAGTACATACACCATGAAAGCAAGGTGTCTATTGTACCATGGGAAACTCGTCTTAGGATAGCTACAGAATCTGCAGAAGCACTTTCGTATTTGCACTCTGCGGCTTCTCCACCTATAATCCATAGAGATGTCAAATCTTCAAACATATTACTAGATGGTAAACACATAGCAAAGGTATCAGATTTTGGAGCATCAAGATTAGTTCCACTTGACCAAACACAAGCCATAGCTACAATGGTGCAAGGAACTTTCGGATATTTAGATCCCGAATACTTGCACACAAGCCAATTGACAGAGAAAAGTGATGTTTATAGCTTTGGAGTGGTCCTTGTGGAATTATTAACAAGTAAAAAGGCAATTTCATTTGATAGGCCTGAGGAGGAGAGAAGCCTTGCTctgtattttctttcttctttgaaagAAAATAGATTGTTTGAAGTTCTTGAAAAGAATATAGCCAATGAAGAGAATGCAGAGCAGCTGAAAGAAGTTTCGAATCTTGCAACGAGGTGCTTAAGATTGAAAGGGGAGGATAGACCTAATATGAAGGAAGTAGCAATGAAACTTCAAGGTTTAAGAAAGATGGAAAAGCATTCATGGGTTAATGTAGGTTCCAACTTGGAAGAGACTGAATACTTACTTGGTGGGCCATCTGATTCTCGTGAATATGatgttaataataaaataaccacTGGTTATGATAGTGTGAAACATCACATAATGTTGGCCTTTGATGATGGGAGATGATCAAAGCTTGGTAACATAAGTTTACCAAATGTCATATATATGCTAGTTTGTGTAATGTCTTGCCTTTCAATTTATATCCTTTCCTTGTAATTTTTAGGAGTTTTCTCCTAAAATGCAAGTGTAGGGATAAATAATGAACTTGAAacttcaaaattgtaattttattatagtgccttttttatttttatcttactttatttgtaaacacttaACATAAATCTCTTA from Castanea sativa cultivar Marrone di Chiusa Pesio chromosome 11, ASM4071231v1 harbors:
- the LOC142617829 gene encoding wall-associated receptor kinase 1-like, which gives rise to MGFQFHKMLLQVTWVAVLLSLTTSASAVLYPSALPNCQNSCGGVEIPYPFGMNEGCYLDESFSITCDNSTSQPTYGDVIVKNISIEDHNIEILAYTARDCYNNTGALVNNSNHPTLWSLYFTISDTQNMFMAVGCDTYAYLDGFKNNESFSLGCTSVCVDASNVVNGSCSGIGCCQTEIPKGMKNITLEAHSFNSHLKVWNFNPCSYSFIVQKDKFDFSTDSLQTLPEKMPMVLDWAVGNETWAVGNETCDVNTKNYSCGGNSTCTGSENGGYFCLCLDGYRGNPYLKDGCQDIDECKEGNNNCTSKNTNCVNDPGSYYCVCSVGYHFDDGGACVHPSSNLAIKLAIGIGICIIAMLVCSSSLYLIVNQRKLMKLKQSFFQQNGGLILQQQLSRQDNSTNVVKIFTTEELEKATNNYDENLIIGRGGFGTVYKGFLPDDRIVAVKKSKIVDQSQIEQFINELIVLSQINHTNVVKLLGCCLETQVPLLVYEFVPNGTLFEYIHHESKVSIVPWETRLRIATESAEALSYLHSAASPPIIHRDVKSSNILLDGKHIAKVSDFGASRLVPLDQTQAIATMVQGTFGYLDPEYLHTSQLTEKSDVYSFGVVLVELLTSKKAISFDRPEEERSLALYFLSSLKENRLFEVLEKNIANEENAEQLKEVSNLATRCLRLKGEDRPNMKEVAMKLQGLRKMEKHSWVNVGSNLEETEYLLGGPSDSREYDVNNKITTGYDSVKHHIMLAFDDGR